In Agrococcus jenensis, the genomic window CGGCAAGAGCGAGATCGAGGCGCACCTCACCGAGATCGGCTACGTCGTCGCGGAGGCGCGCGCGGCACGCAGGAGCCTCCGTCGCTGGATGGCACCCACGCGGGTCGCGGCACCGCTCGCCCTGCAGCCGGCGACCGCGCGCACCGTCGCGGAGCCGCTCGGAGCGACGCTCATCATCGCGCCGTGGAACTACCCGCTGCACCTCGCCCTCGCGCCGCTCATCGGGGCGATCGCCGCCGGCGACGCCGCCGTGGTGAAGCCGAGCGAGCTCGCGCCCGCCACCTCGCGGCTGCTCGCGCGCCTCGCGCCCGAGCACCTCGACCCGAGGTCGGTGCGGGTGGTCGAGGGCGCCGTCGACGAGACGACGGCGCTGCTCGAGCAGCGCTGGGACCTCATCTTCTACACCGGCAACGGCACCGTCGCGCGCGTCGTCGCCGCGGCCGCCGCCAAGCACCTGACGCCGACCGTGCTCGAGCTCGGCGGCAAGAGCCCCGTCTACGTGCACCGCTCGGCCGACATCGCGGCTGCCGCGCGCCGCATCGCGTGGGGCAAGTGGATCAACGCCGGGCAGACCTGCGTCGCCCCCGACCACATCCGCGTCGACCGGGAGGTCGCCGACGAGCTCGTCGAGCAGCTGCGCCGCGCGACCGCCGAGCAGCTCGGCGACGCGCGCACATCACCCGACTTCGCGCGCATCGTCAACGGGCGCCACCTCGAGCGCCTGCGCGGCCTGCTCGGCAGCGGCTCCGTGGTCACCGGCGGCGAGGTGGACGCCGATGCGCGCTACATCGCGCCCACGATCCTCACCGACGTCGCGGAGGATGCGCCGGTGATGCAGGAGGAGATCTTCGGCCCGATCCTGCCGGTGCTGCCCGTCGACGGCGTCGACGGCTTCATCGAGACGATGAGCGGGCGCGACAAGCCGCTCGCGCTCTACGTCTTCGCACGGGACCGGGATGCCGTGCGGCGCGTCGAGCGCGAGACCTCGTCGGGCGGGCTCGGCATCAACATCGCCGTCGCGCACGTCGGCGCGGCGGGGCTGCCGTTCGGCGGCGTGGGCGAGAGCGGCTCGGGCGCGTACCACGGGCGGCACTCGTTCGAGGTCTTCAGCCACCGGAAGGCCGTGCTCTCGAAGCCGACCGCGGTCGACACGCTGCGGGTGATCTACCCGCCGTTCACCGAGCTGCGCGGCAGGATCGCGAAGCGCATCCTCGGCTGACCCCCTCGCGGATCGAGTAGCAGTGCGAAGCACCGCGTACCTGCTGATCGAGTAGCAGCCGAAGGCCGCGTATCGAGATCACCGCGCCACATGCTGATCGAGTAGCTGCCGAAGGCCGCGTATCGAGATCACCGCTTCGGCGCCACGTGCTTCGCCGCCCACGCGACGAGCGGCTGCAGATCCTCCACCGTGTCGAAGAGCGCGTCGAGCAGCGCCGGTCCGGCATCCGCCGGCTCGACGTGCCGGCGCGCGGTGAGCCACTTGTAGCGCAGCAGCTCGATGCGCGGATGCTGCGGGTCGACACCGCGAGGCGCCGTCTTCACCGCCTCCCCACCCGGCTCGTAGCCCGCGCGCTCGAGCTCGGCGACGATGCCCTCGAGCTCGGTGCCCGGCGCGACCGCCTCCACGGCGGCGCGGTAGGCCTTCGTGAGCGTCGCGTCGCCGAAGAAGCCGCCGCCGAGCGAGACACCGGTCGCGTCGAGGTTGAGGAACCAGCCGATGCCGGACGCGCGCTGCGCGAAGAGCCCCTGCCGCGTCTTGTACGGCGTCTTGTCGTTCGCGAAGCGCACATCCCGGTAGGGACGGTAGATCTTCACGGTGCTCGCGACCGGCTCGAGCTCCTCGGCGAGCGCCTCGAACGGCGCGCGCACGGCCTCGTCGTAGCGGTGCTTGTTGGCGAGCCACCAGGGCTTCTCGTTGTTCGCCTCCAGCTCGCGGTAGAACGCGAACGCATCGTCACCGAATCCGTCGAATGCCATCCCTCGAGCCTACGACGCGGCGCCTCCTGGTCGCGTCAGACGGCGATGCCGCGCGGCCGCCGCTGGCACCGCGGGCACCGCGTCGACGAGCGGTTCGCCCACGGCTCTCGCACCATCGTCGAGCCGCAGCGGGGGCACGGCAGGCCTCCGCGCCCGTAGGCGTTGAGGCTGTGCGCGAAGTACCCGGCCTGGCCGTTGACGTTCACGTACTGCGCGTCGAAGGAGGTGCCGCCCTCGGCGAGCGCGAGGTCGAGCACGTCTCGCACGTCGGCGAGCAGCGCGAGCGCCCGCGCCTGGGTGAGGCGCTCCCCCGGCGTCGCGTAGTGCAGCCGACTGCGCCACAGCGCCTCGTCGGCGTAGATGTTGCCGATGCCCGAGACGAGCGTCTGGTCGAGCAGTGCCGCCTTCACGCCCTGGCGGCGCATCCGCAGGCGTCGGGCGACAGCGGATGCGTCGAACGCCG contains:
- a CDS encoding aldehyde dehydrogenase family protein yields the protein MSEIRTEAPPAASVDGIAAELRAAVDRGVTRPRAYREQQLEGLVRMLLQHASEWEAALKADLGKSEIEAHLTEIGYVVAEARAARRSLRRWMAPTRVAAPLALQPATARTVAEPLGATLIIAPWNYPLHLALAPLIGAIAAGDAAVVKPSELAPATSRLLARLAPEHLDPRSVRVVEGAVDETTALLEQRWDLIFYTGNGTVARVVAAAAAKHLTPTVLELGGKSPVYVHRSADIAAAARRIAWGKWINAGQTCVAPDHIRVDREVADELVEQLRRATAEQLGDARTSPDFARIVNGRHLERLRGLLGSGSVVTGGEVDADARYIAPTILTDVAEDAPVMQEEIFGPILPVLPVDGVDGFIETMSGRDKPLALYVFARDRDAVRRVERETSSGGLGINIAVAHVGAAGLPFGGVGESGSGAYHGRHSFEVFSHRKAVLSKPTAVDTLRVIYPPFTELRGRIAKRILG
- a CDS encoding DUF2461 domain-containing protein: MAFDGFGDDAFAFYRELEANNEKPWWLANKHRYDEAVRAPFEALAEELEPVASTVKIYRPYRDVRFANDKTPYKTRQGLFAQRASGIGWFLNLDATGVSLGGGFFGDATLTKAYRAAVEAVAPGTELEGIVAELERAGYEPGGEAVKTAPRGVDPQHPRIELLRYKWLTARRHVEPADAGPALLDALFDTVEDLQPLVAWAAKHVAPKR